Proteins encoded together in one Gemmatimonadota bacterium DH-78 window:
- a CDS encoding MBL fold metallo-hydrolase yields the protein MRGASLEVSVATGGAFAENGYLVRDSGAGVAILVDPGAGAPELLEALDARGDRLEAIVLTHAHVDHVEGIPAVRARHPDVPIHLHEADLPLYERAEAQAAAFGLQVDSLPRPTHRLEPGVPFALGGFDLDVRFTPGHAPGHVILVSEAAGFALVGDVVFLASIGRTDLPGGHLPSLMTSIREQVLTLPDDMRLLPGHGPESTVGHERRHNPFLVPQYRGHFA from the coding sequence ATGAGGGGGGCGTCGCTCGAGGTGTCGGTCGCGACGGGCGGCGCCTTCGCCGAGAACGGGTATCTCGTACGGGACTCCGGGGCCGGCGTGGCCATCCTCGTCGACCCGGGGGCCGGGGCACCCGAGCTTCTGGAGGCTCTCGACGCCCGGGGCGACCGACTCGAGGCGATCGTGCTCACCCACGCCCACGTGGACCACGTGGAGGGGATTCCGGCAGTGCGGGCGCGGCACCCCGATGTGCCGATCCATCTGCACGAGGCCGATCTGCCCCTGTACGAGCGCGCGGAAGCCCAGGCGGCCGCCTTCGGTCTTCAGGTGGACTCGCTTCCGCGACCCACCCATCGGCTCGAGCCCGGCGTGCCCTTCGCACTCGGGGGCTTCGATCTGGACGTGCGCTTCACGCCCGGGCACGCGCCGGGGCATGTGATCCTCGTGTCGGAGGCCGCCGGCTTCGCCCTCGTCGGCGACGTGGTGTTTCTCGCCTCGATCGGGCGCACCGACCTTCCGGGTGGCCACCTGCCGAGCCTGATGACCTCGATCCGTGAACAGGTGCTCACTCTGCCCGACGACATGCGTCTGCTCCCCGGCCACGGTCCCGAGAGCACGGTCGGACACGAGCGGCGGCACAACCCCTTCCTCGTGCCGCAGTACCGGGGACACTTCGCGTGA
- the selA gene encoding L-seryl-tRNA(Sec) selenium transferase, whose amino-acid sequence MNDPRSRIPGLDRLLLDEGARAFLAQFPRPRVADALRAAVASAREALARDEWPHDPADPSPYLDEAGRRLEAESRPSLRGVINATGVVLHTNLGRAPLAVEARVAMARAAEGYSNLEFDLDAGGRGSRYEHCRDLLRECTGAEDAVVVNNCAAALVVVVNALAAGRGVVVSRGELVEIGGGFRIPEMLTRAGAALLEVGSTNRTRLRDYRAAFEGGGEVGAILKVHRSNFRIRGFTESVEIEALATLASERGVPLVHDVGSGLLVEPATLGLPDEPTPARSLARGAGLAVFSGDKLLGGPQAGLVVGRSHLVERVRRNPLCRAMRVDKATLAALEATLRLYREPETVRDRVPVLRMLTRSADELEGAAEDLATRLRLLPGIGPVSVEASVGRVGGGTFPDHELPAWVVRLTPAAGGVDALAARLRTGVRPVVARVENGALLLDPRTVGPDEVDALVGAVGEALDGAGQG is encoded by the coding sequence ATGAACGATCCCCGGAGTCGGATTCCGGGGCTGGACCGGCTCCTCCTCGACGAGGGGGCGCGCGCCTTTCTGGCGCAGTTCCCCCGCCCCCGCGTGGCCGACGCCCTCCGCGCGGCGGTGGCGTCGGCCCGCGAGGCACTCGCCCGCGACGAGTGGCCGCACGATCCCGCCGATCCCTCGCCGTACCTCGACGAAGCCGGGCGGCGCCTCGAAGCGGAGTCGCGGCCCTCGCTGCGAGGGGTGATCAACGCGACGGGCGTCGTGTTGCACACCAACCTCGGCCGGGCGCCGCTCGCGGTCGAGGCACGGGTGGCGATGGCCCGCGCGGCGGAGGGATACTCCAACCTCGAGTTCGATCTCGACGCCGGGGGGCGGGGCTCGCGCTACGAGCACTGTCGAGATTTGCTGCGGGAGTGCACCGGAGCCGAAGACGCCGTGGTCGTCAACAACTGCGCGGCGGCGCTGGTCGTGGTGGTCAACGCCCTCGCCGCCGGCCGCGGCGTGGTGGTGTCGCGCGGGGAGCTCGTCGAGATCGGGGGCGGGTTCCGCATTCCGGAGATGCTCACCCGGGCGGGGGCTGCCCTGCTCGAGGTGGGCAGCACCAACCGGACCCGGCTTCGCGACTACCGGGCGGCCTTCGAGGGGGGGGGCGAGGTGGGGGCGATCCTGAAGGTGCACCGATCCAACTTCCGGATCCGCGGCTTCACCGAGTCGGTGGAGATCGAGGCGCTCGCCACGCTGGCCTCGGAGCGCGGGGTTCCGCTCGTTCACGACGTGGGATCGGGACTGCTCGTGGAGCCCGCGACGCTGGGGCTCCCCGACGAGCCCACCCCCGCTCGCTCGCTCGCGCGGGGCGCGGGGTTGGCCGTCTTCTCCGGCGACAAGTTGCTCGGGGGGCCTCAGGCGGGATTGGTGGTCGGACGGAGCCACCTGGTCGAGCGGGTCCGCCGCAATCCGCTCTGCCGGGCGATGCGGGTCGACAAGGCCACCCTCGCCGCACTCGAAGCCACCCTTCGGCTCTATCGCGAGCCGGAGACCGTGCGCGACCGGGTGCCCGTGCTCCGCATGCTCACCCGGTCGGCGGACGAGCTCGAAGGTGCCGCGGAGGACCTCGCGACGCGCCTGCGCCTCCTGCCCGGCATCGGTCCCGTCTCCGTGGAGGCGTCGGTGGGTCGCGTGGGGGGCGGCACCTTTCCCGACCACGAGCTCCCGGCGTGGGTGGTGCGCCTGACGCCCGCCGCGGGCGGAGTGGATGCGCTCGCGGCGCGACTCCGGACGGGTGTCCGTCCCGTGGTAGCCCGGGTGGAGAACGGCGCCCTTCTGCTCGATCCGCGGACGGTCGGGCCCGACGAGGTGGACGCCCTCGTCGGGGCCGTGGGGGAGGCGCTCGACGGGGCAGGGCAGGGGTGA
- a CDS encoding HAD family hydrolase produces MRAPRPAAFFDRDGTLIVDADYLSDPDGVTLIPGAPESIRAARDAGWLTVVVTNQSGIGRGLYSESDYRAVDRRFQALLAAEGATLDAVLHCPHHPSFTGVCDCRKPAPGMLLEAARRLGIDLARSVVVGDKRSDLEAGLAVGAAPILVRTGYGAATEAGGDLPAGTRVIDSVRELPAEPGFGSAPPR; encoded by the coding sequence GTGAGGGCGCCTCGGCCCGCCGCATTCTTCGATCGCGACGGCACGCTGATCGTCGACGCCGACTACCTCTCCGACCCCGACGGCGTGACGCTGATTCCGGGGGCTCCGGAGTCGATTCGAGCCGCGCGCGACGCGGGATGGCTCACGGTGGTGGTCACGAACCAGTCGGGGATCGGTCGCGGGCTCTACTCGGAGAGCGACTACCGCGCCGTCGACCGGCGCTTCCAGGCGCTGCTCGCCGCCGAGGGAGCGACACTCGACGCCGTGCTCCACTGCCCGCACCACCCGTCGTTCACCGGCGTCTGCGACTGCCGGAAGCCCGCACCGGGAATGCTGCTCGAGGCCGCCCGTCGGCTCGGGATCGATCTCGCGCGATCGGTGGTGGTGGGCGACAAGCGCTCCGATCTCGAGGCGGGGCTCGCCGTGGGCGCAGCGCCGATTCTCGTCCGCACCGGGTACGGCGCCGCCACCGAGGCCGGAGGCGACCTTCCGGCGGGGACCCGGGTGATCGATTCGGTGCGCGAACTCCCCGCGGAACCGGGCTTCGGATCCGCCCCGCCGCGTTGA
- a CDS encoding cold-shock protein encodes MRTTGTVKWFNDQKGFGFITPEDGGRDCFVHHSAIQAQGFRTLAEGDKVEFEVTEGAKGPAAENVVKL; translated from the coding sequence ATGCGTACGACCGGCACTGTGAAGTGGTTCAACGACCAGAAGGGCTTCGGGTTCATCACCCCCGAAGACGGCGGTCGCGACTGCTTCGTCCACCACTCCGCGATCCAGGCGCAGGGTTTCCGGACCCTGGCCGAGGGCGACAAGGTGGAGTTCGAAGTCACCGAGGGGGCCAAGGGTCCCGCCGCGGAGAACGTGGTGAAGCTCTGA
- a CDS encoding aminotransferase class I/II-fold pyridoxal phosphate-dependent enzyme has product MTRTSGRLARLPGYPLADVPRIRRELAAAGVDVIDLGAGDADLAPPPAAVAALREAVGDPAFSRYPFQLGLPAFRAAVARFMARRFGVEVDPLHEVLPLIGSKEGITHLGLALLDPGDVVVLPDPGYQAYRGGAVLAGADPHPVALRPENDFLIPLDGLDPAIRDRIRMLVLNYPNNPTAAEAPPEYLRAAIAACAEWDATLVHDHAYSEIAFDGYRPPSILEFEGARERAIEFHSLSKTFNMTGWRLGWAVGNRDLIAALSRVKTFTDTGAFLAVQSAGAAALDDADGWVAGNVEVFRTRRDAAVEAFRAAGFEVRSPRATMYLWIPVPGGEPSEAFARRALVEEGVVVLPGASLGEGGEGFFRIALTSEPARLAEAARRLGRVARSD; this is encoded by the coding sequence GTGACACGCACCAGCGGGCGCCTGGCCCGGTTGCCCGGGTACCCGCTCGCCGACGTGCCGCGAATCCGCCGTGAGCTGGCGGCGGCCGGCGTCGACGTGATCGACCTCGGAGCGGGAGACGCCGACCTCGCGCCTCCCCCCGCCGCGGTGGCGGCGCTGCGCGAGGCCGTGGGGGACCCGGCGTTCTCGCGGTACCCCTTCCAGCTCGGGCTGCCCGCCTTCCGCGCGGCCGTCGCTCGCTTCATGGCGCGCCGGTTCGGGGTCGAGGTCGACCCCCTGCACGAGGTGCTCCCGCTGATCGGGTCGAAGGAGGGCATCACCCACCTGGGCCTCGCCCTGCTCGACCCCGGCGACGTGGTGGTGCTCCCCGACCCGGGCTACCAGGCCTACCGGGGCGGGGCGGTGCTCGCCGGTGCCGACCCGCACCCCGTGGCGCTCCGCCCGGAGAACGACTTCCTGATTCCGCTCGACGGTCTGGATCCGGCGATCCGCGATCGGATCCGGATGCTGGTGTTGAACTACCCGAACAACCCGACGGCGGCAGAGGCGCCGCCCGAGTATCTGCGGGCCGCGATCGCCGCCTGTGCCGAGTGGGACGCTACACTGGTGCACGATCACGCGTACTCGGAGATCGCCTTCGACGGCTATCGCCCGCCGAGCATTCTCGAGTTCGAGGGCGCGCGGGAACGGGCGATCGAGTTCCACTCGCTTTCGAAGACTTTCAACATGACCGGGTGGCGCCTCGGTTGGGCCGTGGGCAATCGCGACCTCATCGCCGCCCTGTCGCGGGTGAAGACCTTTACCGACACGGGCGCCTTTCTCGCGGTGCAGTCCGCCGGCGCCGCCGCCCTCGACGATGCCGACGGGTGGGTGGCCGGCAACGTCGAGGTCTTCCGAACGCGCCGCGACGCGGCGGTGGAGGCCTTCCGGGCCGCCGGATTCGAGGTGCGGAGTCCCCGGGCCACCATGTACCTCTGGATTCCCGTTCCGGGGGGCGAGCCGAGCGAGGCCTTCGCCCGCCGGGCGCTCGTCGAGGAGGGGGTGGTGGTGCTGCCGGGGGCGTCGCTGGGCGAGGGCGGTGAGGGCTTCTTCCGGATCGCGCTCACGAGCGAGCCCGCGCGCCTCGCCGAGGCGGCCCGCCGCTTGGGACGTGTGGCGCGCTCCGACTGA
- a CDS encoding fumarylacetoacetate hydrolase family protein, translated as MLALRPSKILCVGRNYRAHAAELGNDVPAEPLLFFKPPSALISAGEAIVLPPQSSRVEHEGEIAVVLGRSLRHATPDEARAAISYVLPLNDVTARDLQRTDGQWTRAKGFDTFCPVGSPVPAQEVDLEALEVITTVDGEVRQHGYASDMAFSIPDVVAYASAIMTLEAGDLITTGTPEGVGPLEPGMTVTVEIPGVGSVSNPVAAARS; from the coding sequence ATGCTCGCACTCCGCCCCTCCAAGATCCTCTGCGTCGGGCGGAACTACCGGGCGCACGCCGCGGAGCTCGGCAATGACGTGCCGGCCGAGCCGCTGCTCTTCTTCAAGCCGCCCTCGGCGCTGATCTCGGCGGGCGAGGCCATCGTGCTCCCCCCGCAATCCAGCCGGGTGGAGCACGAGGGTGAGATCGCCGTCGTGCTGGGCCGGTCGCTTCGACACGCCACCCCCGACGAGGCGCGCGCGGCCATCTCGTACGTGCTGCCTCTCAATGACGTCACTGCGCGCGACCTGCAGCGCACCGATGGGCAGTGGACGAGGGCCAAGGGCTTCGACACCTTCTGCCCGGTCGGGTCGCCGGTGCCGGCGCAGGAGGTGGATCTCGAGGCGCTCGAGGTGATCACAACGGTCGACGGCGAGGTACGGCAGCACGGGTACGCCTCCGACATGGCCTTTTCGATCCCGGACGTAGTCGCCTACGCGTCGGCGATCATGACCCTCGAGGCCGGCGATCTCATCACCACCGGCACGCCCGAAGGGGTGGGTCCGCTCGAGCCCGGCATGACCGTCACCGTCGAGATTCCCGGGGTCGGGTCGGTGAGCAACCCCGTGGCGGCCGCCCGCTCGTGA
- a CDS encoding iron-sulfur cluster assembly accessory protein, with the protein MLTLTPTAVTKVQEFITDHGSSDVSGLRVAVLPGGCSGFQYGLNIEDGPETDDEIFDLSGVRIFVDPFSAQYLEGVEIDYVTSMMGSGFSFRNPNAAGGCGCGSSFTV; encoded by the coding sequence ATGCTGACGCTCACACCCACGGCGGTGACGAAGGTTCAGGAGTTCATCACGGATCACGGCTCGAGCGACGTCTCGGGTCTTCGGGTGGCGGTGCTTCCCGGAGGGTGTTCCGGATTTCAATACGGTCTCAACATCGAGGACGGCCCGGAGACGGACGACGAGATCTTCGACCTCTCCGGAGTGCGGATCTTCGTCGATCCCTTCAGTGCCCAATACCTCGAGGGAGTCGAGATCGACTACGTGACGAGCATGATGGGGTCCGGGTTCAGTTTCCGGAATCCGAACGCGGCCGGCGGGTGCGGCTGCGGATCGTCGTTCACGGTCTGA
- the nadA gene encoding quinolinate synthase NadA — MTPSTLEALPTTLDYAALSREELAQRIERRKRELNAVILGHNYQRVEIQEVSDYLGDSLGLSQEAAATDADVIVFCGVHFMAETAKVLSPRKRVLMPDLRAGCPMADFVTGEALQKLKDRHPDAAVVAYVNSTAEVKALSDVCCTSSNAVRVVESIPADRPIIFVPDRNLADYVAEKTGRTNIIAWDGYCYVHDDLVLDELDRMKTQHPSARVVVHPEARRELLDRADFVTSTAGMVDLADEHDELIIGTERGLVDRLKKRYPLKTLVPLSGAAICGNMKMNTLAKLAWCLDHEQHEVTLDESVRAGAERSLRRMLELSGGWRPPTEEEAALEDAGVRPRGCGCA, encoded by the coding sequence ATGACGCCCTCCACCCTCGAAGCGCTCCCGACCACCCTCGACTACGCGGCCCTCTCCCGAGAGGAGCTGGCCCAACGGATCGAGCGTCGCAAGCGGGAGCTGAACGCGGTCATCCTCGGCCACAACTACCAGCGGGTCGAGATCCAGGAGGTGAGCGACTACCTCGGCGACTCGCTCGGACTGAGTCAGGAGGCGGCCGCCACCGACGCCGACGTCATCGTCTTCTGCGGTGTGCACTTCATGGCGGAGACGGCCAAGGTGCTCTCGCCCCGGAAGAGGGTGTTGATGCCCGACCTTCGGGCCGGTTGCCCGATGGCGGACTTCGTCACCGGCGAGGCGCTCCAGAAGCTGAAGGACCGGCACCCGGACGCGGCGGTCGTGGCCTACGTGAACTCCACCGCCGAGGTGAAGGCCCTCTCGGACGTCTGCTGCACCTCGTCGAACGCGGTGCGGGTGGTGGAGAGCATTCCGGCCGATCGTCCCATCATCTTCGTGCCCGACCGCAATCTGGCGGACTACGTGGCCGAGAAGACCGGTCGGACCAACATCATCGCCTGGGACGGCTACTGCTACGTGCACGACGATCTCGTGCTCGACGAGCTCGACCGAATGAAGACGCAGCATCCGTCGGCCCGGGTGGTGGTCCATCCGGAGGCGCGACGCGAGCTGCTCGACCGGGCGGATTTCGTGACGTCCACCGCCGGAATGGTCGATCTGGCCGACGAGCACGACGAGCTCATCATCGGCACGGAGCGGGGCCTGGTCGACCGGCTCAAGAAGCGCTATCCGCTCAAGACGCTCGTGCCTCTTTCGGGCGCGGCGATCTGCGGCAACATGAAGATGAACACGCTGGCCAAGCTGGCCTGGTGTCTCGATCACGAGCAGCACGAAGTCACCCTCGACGAGTCGGTGCGCGCCGGAGCGGAGCGGTCGCTCCGCCGCATGCTCGAGCTCTCCGGGGGCTGGCGTCCGCCCACCGAGGAGGAAGCGGCCCTCGAAGACGCCGGCGTGCGTCCTCGCGGGTGCGGCTGCGCATGA
- a CDS encoding valine--tRNA ligase, translating into MSQELAPRFDPSAIEGPLYRRWSENGHFHVDAAETLESGRDPYVIVIPPPNVTAVLHMGHGLNNSIQDVLIRFRRMQGRASEWLPGTDHAGIATQNVVERLLAREGITRDDLGREAFVERVWDFVNETGSTILEQLKAIGSSCDWERTAFTLDPNLSAAVREVFVRLYEKDLIYRGEYIINWCPRCLTALSNEEAEGTESEGRLWHLRYPLPESAWGAAETARDAGAEALGRFESGGWYLTVSTTRPETMLGDQGVAVNPNDERYRALVGAEVELPLTGRTIPIVADAFVDPEFGTGMVKVTPAHDPNDFEIARRTDLPLLNIFTDAAVVNDEAPEAFRGMDRFDARKAVLAALSAEGLLAGEDAHTHSVPRCYRCDTVVEPRLSLQWFVRMAPLAEPALEASRDGTITFTPPRWKKVYEHWMENIRDWCISRQLWWGHRIPVWYCDACDGVHVLREAPGECPDCGGEVRQDPDVLDTWFSSWLWPMSPFGWPDETPDLKAFYPGHTLVTAPEILFFWVARMIMAGYEFMGEPPFREVFLHGTVRDAQGRKMSKSLGNGIDPMEVVDRFGADAMRFTIISQCAIGTDIHLDHEDIEAAFANGRNFANKVWNVGRFTLMSVGDAPVRPLAAVGGALEPADRWILSRLEATVARVTDDMERFRLHEVADTLYHFFWGDLADWYLELVKNRIRGEEGDDSREAARSTLVTVLDGVMRLLHPLIPFVTTALWDRLPWPEGEARPEELMVAAWPTAERGWSDPAAEASIADLQEFLTAVRSLRKEYGVGEGEGITVHVDEGDSGLRATLGDQMGPLERMGRVTELRWAPAPEGAIGAHAVLRSGADLFLPLEGVVDLEKERQRLRDEIERIEGRRASTRKKLDNANFVDRAPAEVVEKEREKLRTATEQLAGLREKLDLLEGRA; encoded by the coding sequence GTGAGCCAGGAGCTCGCACCCCGCTTCGACCCCTCGGCCATCGAGGGCCCCCTCTACCGACGCTGGTCCGAGAACGGCCACTTCCACGTGGACGCCGCGGAGACGCTCGAGTCGGGCCGGGATCCCTACGTGATCGTGATTCCTCCGCCCAACGTTACGGCGGTCCTGCACATGGGGCACGGGCTCAACAACTCGATCCAGGACGTGCTGATCCGGTTCCGCCGCATGCAGGGACGGGCGTCGGAGTGGCTGCCGGGCACCGACCATGCAGGCATCGCCACGCAGAACGTGGTCGAGCGGCTGCTCGCCAGGGAGGGCATCACTCGCGACGACCTCGGGCGCGAGGCCTTCGTCGAGCGGGTGTGGGACTTCGTGAACGAGACCGGGAGTACCATTCTCGAGCAGTTGAAGGCCATCGGCAGCTCCTGCGACTGGGAGCGCACGGCCTTCACCCTCGACCCGAACCTGTCGGCGGCCGTGCGGGAAGTGTTCGTGCGGCTGTACGAGAAGGACCTGATCTACCGGGGCGAATACATCATCAACTGGTGCCCTCGGTGCCTCACCGCCCTGTCGAACGAAGAGGCGGAGGGCACCGAGTCGGAGGGGCGGCTATGGCACCTGCGCTACCCCCTTCCGGAGTCGGCCTGGGGAGCGGCGGAGACCGCTCGCGACGCCGGGGCCGAGGCGCTCGGGCGCTTCGAGTCCGGAGGCTGGTATCTCACGGTGTCCACCACTCGACCGGAGACGATGCTCGGCGACCAGGGCGTGGCCGTGAACCCGAACGACGAGCGCTATCGAGCGCTCGTGGGCGCCGAGGTGGAGCTTCCCCTCACCGGACGCACGATCCCGATCGTGGCCGACGCGTTCGTCGATCCGGAGTTCGGAACGGGCATGGTGAAGGTCACCCCGGCCCACGATCCGAACGACTTCGAGATCGCGCGCCGCACCGACCTTCCGCTGCTCAACATCTTCACCGATGCGGCGGTGGTGAACGACGAGGCCCCCGAGGCCTTCCGCGGCATGGACCGGTTCGACGCGCGCAAGGCGGTGCTCGCGGCGCTTTCCGCCGAGGGACTGCTCGCAGGGGAGGACGCGCACACGCACAGCGTGCCCCGCTGCTATCGCTGCGACACGGTGGTGGAACCGCGACTGAGTCTACAGTGGTTCGTGCGCATGGCCCCGCTCGCCGAGCCCGCCCTCGAGGCGTCGAGAGACGGGACCATCACCTTCACACCCCCGCGGTGGAAGAAGGTGTACGAACATTGGATGGAGAACATCCGCGACTGGTGCATCTCGCGTCAGCTGTGGTGGGGCCACCGCATTCCGGTGTGGTACTGTGACGCGTGCGACGGGGTGCACGTGCTGCGCGAGGCGCCGGGCGAGTGTCCGGATTGCGGCGGAGAGGTGCGTCAGGACCCCGACGTGCTCGACACCTGGTTCAGCTCCTGGCTCTGGCCCATGAGCCCCTTCGGGTGGCCCGACGAGACGCCCGACCTGAAGGCGTTCTACCCGGGCCACACCCTGGTGACGGCCCCGGAGATCCTCTTCTTCTGGGTCGCTCGCATGATCATGGCGGGCTACGAGTTCATGGGGGAGCCTCCCTTCCGCGAGGTCTTCCTGCACGGCACGGTGCGCGATGCGCAGGGCCGGAAGATGAGCAAATCGCTCGGCAACGGGATCGATCCGATGGAGGTGGTGGATCGCTTCGGGGCCGACGCCATGCGATTCACCATCATCAGTCAGTGCGCGATCGGGACCGATATCCACCTCGATCACGAAGACATCGAGGCCGCCTTCGCGAACGGGCGCAACTTCGCCAACAAGGTGTGGAACGTGGGCCGGTTCACCCTGATGTCGGTGGGAGACGCGCCGGTGCGTCCGCTGGCGGCGGTGGGGGGGGCGCTGGAGCCGGCCGATCGCTGGATCCTGTCGCGCCTCGAAGCCACGGTCGCCCGCGTGACCGACGACATGGAGCGGTTCCGGCTGCACGAGGTGGCCGACACCCTGTACCACTTCTTCTGGGGCGACCTGGCGGACTGGTATCTGGAGCTGGTGAAGAACCGGATTCGGGGCGAGGAGGGCGACGACAGCCGCGAGGCGGCGCGCTCCACCCTCGTGACGGTGCTCGACGGCGTGATGCGGCTGCTCCACCCGCTGATCCCCTTCGTGACGACCGCCCTGTGGGACCGGCTCCCCTGGCCGGAGGGAGAGGCGCGTCCGGAGGAGCTGATGGTGGCCGCCTGGCCCACCGCCGAACGCGGCTGGTCGGACCCGGCCGCCGAAGCGAGCATCGCCGATCTGCAGGAGTTCCTCACCGCGGTCCGTTCGCTCCGGAAGGAGTACGGGGTCGGCGAGGGCGAGGGGATCACGGTGCATGTCGACGAGGGCGACTCCGGGCTGCGCGCAACCCTCGGCGACCAGATGGGCCCCCTGGAACGCATGGGTCGAGTGACCGAACTGAGGTGGGCGCCGGCCCCCGAGGGCGCGATCGGGGCGCATGCCGTGCTCCGAAGCGGGGCCGACCTCTTCCTCCCGCTCGAGGGGGTGGTGGACCTCGAGAAGGAGCGCCAGCGACTCCGCGACGAGATCGAGCGGATCGAGGGCCGCCGCGCTTCGACCCGGAAGAAGCTCGACAACGCGAACTTCGTGGATCGGGCGCCGGCCGAGGTGGTGGAGAAGGAGCGCGAGAAGCTCCGCACGGCCACCGAGCAGCTCGCCGGGCTTCGCGAGAAGCTCGACCTTCTCGAAGGTCGGGCGTAG
- a CDS encoding Ig-like domain-containing protein — MGLDLGSVRARRWVPVIAAVGTAFAAACAREEAPSGGPADRRPPVIVGVRPDTFALVEPGNERIRIEFDESLSENPSSGTLDQAVDVSPRTGEVTVHHEGDAVEVEIEGGFQPGVVYRVTVQPVIQDRFRNAMLDPFEWVFSTGPDFTPNALAGEVWDRTTGDPVTDLPVFAVTPDSVRYSATTDSAGVFVMRYLPSGPYQLVGFDDRNANDLADPFEVQGVGETLVLSGADTLVTDFWVMLPDTTGPQLAQGEKIDSATVRLVFDDPLDPMQSLVGLVRGMYRDPGNTPGVLEALHPWQYRLRLEAEAEAAAAAAEQEAQAAPVEPPAAADTGAAAVDPTLDPAVDPAQAGAVPRPAATPRQPAPQREFLPNGERVPENEIILLLRGPIEGGSIYTVVHGPLANVAGVITEEGEGDIRLPDDPEPPPVAADTTDTATADTAVVAAPPDTLGVGR, encoded by the coding sequence GTGGGCCTCGATCTCGGGTCGGTCCGGGCGCGGCGGTGGGTGCCGGTGATCGCGGCGGTGGGCACCGCGTTCGCAGCGGCCTGTGCGCGGGAAGAAGCGCCCTCGGGAGGTCCCGCGGACCGCCGCCCTCCGGTGATCGTGGGGGTGCGGCCCGACACCTTCGCGCTGGTGGAGCCGGGAAACGAGCGGATCCGCATCGAGTTCGACGAATCGCTCTCGGAGAACCCGAGCAGCGGCACCCTCGACCAGGCGGTGGACGTCTCGCCTCGCACGGGTGAGGTGACCGTGCACCACGAGGGCGATGCCGTCGAGGTGGAGATCGAGGGCGGCTTCCAGCCGGGGGTGGTCTATCGGGTGACCGTGCAGCCCGTGATTCAGGACCGTTTCCGCAACGCGATGCTCGATCCCTTCGAGTGGGTGTTCTCCACCGGCCCCGACTTCACGCCGAACGCCCTGGCCGGCGAGGTGTGGGATCGCACGACCGGCGACCCGGTCACCGACCTGCCGGTGTTCGCCGTCACGCCCGACTCGGTGCGCTACTCGGCCACGACCGACTCGGCGGGGGTGTTCGTCATGCGCTACCTGCCGAGCGGCCCCTACCAGCTCGTGGGCTTCGACGATCGGAACGCGAACGACCTGGCCGATCCCTTCGAGGTGCAGGGGGTGGGCGAGACACTCGTCCTGTCGGGCGCCGATACCCTGGTCACCGATTTCTGGGTGATGCTGCCCGACACCACCGGGCCCCAGCTCGCCCAGGGGGAGAAGATCGACTCCGCCACGGTGCGCCTCGTCTTCGACGACCCGCTCGACCCGATGCAGTCGCTCGTCGGGTTGGTGCGGGGCATGTACCGGGATCCCGGCAACACGCCCGGGGTGCTCGAGGCCCTGCACCCCTGGCAGTATCGCCTGCGGCTGGAGGCCGAGGCGGAGGCCGCGGCCGCCGCGGCGGAGCAGGAAGCGCAGGCCGCTCCGGTCGAGCCCCCGGCCGCGGCGGATACCGGTGCGGCAGCGGTCGACCCCACGCTGGATCCGGCCGTCGATCCGGCGCAGGCGGGAGCGGTGCCCCGACCTGCAGCAACTCCGCGGCAGCCCGCTCCGCAGCGGGAGTTCCTCCCGAACGGCGAGCGGGTGCCGGAGAACGAGATCATTCTGCTGCTCCGCGGGCCGATCGAGGGCGGATCGATCTACACCGTGGTGCACGGTCCGCTGGCCAACGTGGCCGGGGTGATCACCGAAGAGGGGGAGGGCGACATCCGGCTTCCGGACGATCCCGAGCCCCCGCCGGTGGCGGCGGATACGACCGATACGGCCACCGCCGACACGGCGGTGGTGGCCGCCCCGCCCGACACGCTCGGCGTCGGGCGATGA